The following proteins come from a genomic window of Anopheles ziemanni chromosome 3, idAnoZiCoDA_A2_x.2, whole genome shotgun sequence:
- the LOC131286192 gene encoding protein obstructor-E isoform X2: MSDFMLLMSLLRFHSVAQDSFKCPDDFGFYPHHSSCDKYWKCDNNVAELKTCGNGLAFDATDSKYLTENCDYLHNVDCGDRTQLEPPISTSHCERLYGIFPDAAKCDVFWNCWNGEASRYQCSPGLAYDRDARVCMWADQVPECKNEEVANGFACPAAGEISNAGSFSRHAHPEDCRKYYICLEGVAREYGCPIGTVFKIGDADGTGNCEDPEDVPGCEDYYGDQDIKALQKKGY; encoded by the exons ATGAGCGACTTTATGTTGCTTATGTCTTTGTTAAGGTTCCACT CCGTGGCCCAGGATAGCTTCAAGTGTCCGGACGACTTCGGCTTCTACCCGCACCACAGCTCCTGCGACAAGTACTGGAAGTGCGACAACAACGTGGCCGAGCTGAAGACGTGCGGCAACGGGCTGGCGTTCGACGCGACAGACTCCAAATACCTCACGGAGAACTGCGACTACCTGCACAACGTGGACTGCGGTGACCGCACCCAGCTAG AACCTCCAATCTCCACCTCCCACTGCGAGCGTCTGTACGGTATCTTCCCGGATGCGGCCAAGTGCGACGTCTTCTGGAACTGCTGGAACGGTGAGGCCTCGCGCTACCAGTGCTCGCCCGGACTGGCCTACGACCGCGATGCCCGCGTCTGCATGTGGGCCGACCAGGTGCCGGAGTGCAAGAACGAAG AAGTGGCAAATGGATTCGCCTGCCCCGCCGCCGGCGAAATCTCCAATGCCGGATCGTTCTCGCGACATGCCCACCCGGAGGACTGCCGCAAGTACTACATCTGCCTGGAGGGAGTGGCCCGCGAGTACGGCTGCCCCATCGGAACCGTCTTCAAGATCGGTGATGCCGACGGTACCGGCAACTGCGAAGACCCCGAGGACGTTCCCGGATG